The Candidatus Planktophila sp. genome contains the following window.
GGGATGCGTTTAATTTGATCTGCACTAGGCGTGCTATTCATTGCCATTCTTAATTAAACCCCTTAATCAGTAATTCGTTCAATTATAAGTGGCAATCTATCTATCTTTCCGCTTGAAGGTAAATCACCGATCTTCACTGAGTGAGTCAGTGACTCCTGTGCTCGTGCAAAGGCTGCCGGAGTGTCGGTATGGAGTGTAAACAGCGGTGCCCCCTCCTTAATAAAATCACCTGGTTTGGCATGAATTTCAATTCCGGCACCAGCCTGTACTGCCTCACCTTGGCGTGATCGTCCGGCGCCTAATCTCCAAACAGCTAGTCCAACTTTCATCGCATCCATACTTAAAAGCGTTCCGGAGTTATCTGCTGTAATTGTGAGGTTCTCTTTAGCCACCGGAAGTTTTGCATCGGGGTCGCCACCTTGCGCGCTAATCATGTGACGCCAGACATCCATAGCCTTACCATTTTTAAGAGCAGCGGCAGGATCAGCGCCTTTTATCCCTGCAAGCTCTAACATCTCTTGCGCAAGGATGAGCGTCAATTCAACGATATCTGATGGACCGCCACCGCTAAGAACTTCAATAGACTCTCGTACTTCTAAGGCATTTCCAGCTGTGAGCCCAAGTGGAACGTCCATGGCCGTAACAATGGCCAAAGTCTTAACCCCTGCTCTTTTACCAAGTCCGACCATAACATGGGCTAACTCTGCCGCTTTTTTTGGATCGCTCATAAAAGCGCCGCCACCAGTTTTCACATCAAGTACAAGTGCGTCAGTTCCTTCTGCAATCTTCTTACTCATAATCGATGATGCTATGAGTGGAATCGCTTCAACCGTTGCAGTGACATCGCGCAATGCATATAACTTCTTATCGGCCGGAGCTAAACCAGCACCTGCTGCACAAATAACCGCGCCACAATCCTGCAAAGCCTTTAACATTTCGGCATTAGTTAGCGATGCCCGCCATCCAGGAATTGATTCCAACTTATCTAACGTGCCGCCAGTGTGTCCGAGTCCACGACCAGATAACTGTGGAACTGCTGCCCCACACGCTGCAA
Protein-coding sequences here:
- a CDS encoding thymidine phosphorylase, yielding MSQVEAFSAAEVITAKRDHHALSDRQIDWIIDAYTRGVVADEQMSALLMAILLNGMDLREISRWTDAMINSGERMNWSALSRPTVDKHSTGGVGDKITLPLAPLVAACGAAVPQLSGRGLGHTGGTLDKLESIPGWRASLTNAEMLKALQDCGAVICAAGAGLAPADKKLYALRDVTATVEAIPLIASSIMSKKIAEGTDALVLDVKTGGGAFMSDPKKAAELAHVMVGLGKRAGVKTLAIVTAMDVPLGLTAGNALEVRESIEVLSGGGPSDIVELTLILAQEMLELAGIKGADPAAALKNGKAMDVWRHMISAQGGDPDAKLPVAKENLTITADNSGTLLSMDAMKVGLAVWRLGAGRSRQGEAVQAGAGIEIHAKPGDFIKEGAPLFTLHTDTPAAFARAQESLTHSVKIGDLPSSGKIDRLPLIIERITD